The Candidatus Goldiibacteriota bacterium genome contains the following window.
GGTGAAAACATCGCGCTTCCCAAAAAAGACATTGAAAAAGTTCTTGATCAGTTTGTAAAAATTGCTCAGGACGCATTACAGGAAGGCACAAAGATTTCCGTTACAGGCCTTGGTTCCTTTTCTGTTAAAGAAAGAAAAGGCAGGCTTGCAAGAAATCCTAAAACCGGCGAAAAGGTTGAAGTTCCGGCAAAGAAAGTTGTTAAATTCAAACCCGGCAAAGAACTTGTTGAAGTAATGCTTGGGAAACCTCCGGCAGCACAATAAATAATAAAAAGATTAACTGAGGGATTATTTTGCGGTAATTTTTGTTTTGCATGACGGGAAAATATTTTCGTCTGATGTCTGTCCGGCGTTTGAAATACATATTATAATTAAGGAGATGTAAAAAGTGGCGGCAAAAAAAGTTACAAAAAAGACAGCTGTGAAAAAATCGGAAGAAAAACCAGTTAAAAAAGCTGCTGCAAAAGCAGTTTCCGGGAAATCCGATAAAGCTGAAATTAAATCTAAAGAAAAAATTGCCGCTAAAAAAACAGAAAAACCGGATGTTAAAAAAAGTGTAAAAAAGTTATCACCGGTAAAAGAAGAAAAAGAGATAAATGATGATCAAAAACCTGCGGTAAAAAAACCTGCGGCTAAAAAATCCGCGGTAAAAAAGCAGGATAAAGAAGTTAATACCGAAAAGAAAGCCCTTATAGTAAAAAAGGCAAAGGCGGACGTTCTTTCCGGCAAAACCGTATTGGAAGATGAAGAAAGCGAAGTGGAAGCCGCAAAGTTTTACGCGCCGCAGGCTAAAAGTGATGAATTAAAAAAATATGAAGCTTCTATAGAAAAAGGCAGTATGCACGAAGGCGAACTTCCCGAACGTTATTATGATAATAAACTTGTATTAATGGCGCGCGACCCTTACTGGTGCTACGCGTACTGGGACATTTCTCCCGAAGTAATGGCGCAGAATACACGCGCTGTTAAAGATGAATGGGGAAGGCACTGGCTTGTATTAAGGGTATATGATGTTACCGGGGTCAGTTTTGACGGGACAAATTCAAATAAATATATAGATATTTCCGTAACCGGGGACGCTAATAACTGGTATTTAAATGTATGGGAAGCCGGAAAAACATATCTTGTAGAGCTTGGTTTTAAAACCACCGACGGCCATTTTATTTCCATTGCAAGGTCAAATCAGGTAGGGACTCCCTTGGATTCTGTATCCACAATTATTGAAGAAGAATGGATGTCGGTTGATGAAGATTTTGATGAAATATTTAAATTGTCAGGCGGAGGTAAAAGTGGTATTGGCGCCTCTGAAAGGGCGGGTTTAAATCTTAACGAGACGCTGTCATCTCAGGGCGGGTCTGAAATTTACGGAAGCAATCAGGGTGTGCCGGGGGAAAAGAAACGCAAATTTTTCCTTGTGGCTGACACAGAGCTTATATTATACGGCGCAACCGAACGCGACGCAAAACTTACAATAAAAGGCGAGCTTGTAAAGCTTGAAAGTGACGGGTCGTTTTCGGCAAGATACCACCTGCCTGACGGCGTAATGGTTCTTCCGGTGGAAGCCACATCAAACGACGGCATTGATAATATCAAAATAACTTTTACCGTTGAAAGAAGCAAAAAGTAATTTATGAAAAAGGATCCTTCGGGATACTTAGCCCTAATACTGCACGCGCATCTGCCTTTTGTAAGGCATCCTGAATATAATGACCCGCTGGAAGAAAATTGGTTTTTTGAAGCCATAACAGAAACCTATATCCCTCTCATTAATACCTTCAATAAGCTTATTGATGATGGTGTTGATTTCAGGATAACAATGTCGCTTACCCCCCCTTTAATTTCAATGATGCGCGATGAAATGCTTCAGCTGCGCTATTTAAAACACATAAACAGGCTTATAGAACTTATTGAAAAAGAAGTAACAAGGACTAAATTTGAACCTCACTTTAACGAAACCGCGAAAATTTACAGGGAAAAATTTCATAATGCCAGGTTTGTATTTGAAGAGAAATGCAAAATGGACCTTGTATCAGCTTTTGCAAAAATTCAGGAATCCGGTAAACTTGAAATAATAACCTGCGGCGCCACGCACGGTTTTCTTCCGCTTGACCCGCAAAAGCACGCGGCTAACGCGCAGGTAAAAGTGGCTGTTGATCATTACACAGAGACTTTTGGAAGAAGGCCAAAGGGAATTTGGCTGCCGGAATGCGGTTACACGCCGGGCGATGATGAGATTTTAAAAAATAATGGCATAAGATATTTTATGGTGGATACGCACGGAATTCTGCACGGAAACCCCAGGCCAAAATATGGCGTCTTTGCGCCCGTTTACTGCAAATCGGGTGTTGCGGCTTTTGGGCGCGATATGGAATCTTCCAGACAGGTCTGGAGTGCCAAATCCGGCTATCCCGGTGATTTTAGGTACAGGGAATTTTATCGCGATATAGGATACGATCTGGATTATGATTATATAAAACCTTATATACACGAAAGCGGGATAAGGGTAAATACGGGAATAAAATATCACAAGATAACAGGGGGCGTGGACCTTTCGGGGAAACAGCCGTATAATTATTATGACGCGCTTGAAGCTGCCGCCACGCATGCCGGCAATTTTATGTTCAACAGGGAAAAACAGGTGGAACATTTAAGGTCGGTAATGAAACGCAAGCCTGTAATTGTGGCGCCCTATGACGCGGAACTTTTTGGCCACTGGTGGTATGAAGGCCCTAATTTTATTGATTACCTTTTAAGAAAAATGCATTATGACCAGAACACCGTTGATACTATAACGCCGTCTGAATACCTTGAAAAATATCCGGAAAATCAGGTGGTAACACCGGCCTTTTCAAGCTGGGGAGCCAAAGGCTACGCTGAATTCTGGTTAAATTCCACGAACGACTGGATATACAGGCACCTGCACAAGACTTACGAAAAAATGCACGATCTGGCCATTAAATACAAATTTAAGCCGATTGACCCGATGACAGAGAGGCTGCTAAAACAGGCGGCAAGGGAAGTGCTTCTGGCGCAGTCAAGTGACTGGGCATTTATCATGAGAACACAGACTATGGTTGAATACGCTGTTAAGCGTACTAAGAATCATATTATGCGTTTTTATAAAATAAACGATATGCTTCTCTCCGGAAATGTTGATGCGGAATACCTTATGGAAATAGAATTAAGGGATAATATTTTCCCTAGTATTGATTGGACATCGTTTACTTAAGTAATTTTGTAAATTATATATAATTGACAAAAAACTTGACAAAAACATTTTCTTATAGTATTATTTATGCAAGAACAGGACTTCAATCGACAGGTACCAAGGGGCGGTGGATACTATGGCGGCTAAAAAGAATGGCATTTCTACCGAAACGAAGGCGGACTATTTCAGGGTTTCATTAACACTTCCAAAAGAACTTGATGATTATCTGGAAAAGTTCGGTTCCGAAGCAAAATCAAAAGGCGGTTTCAAACTGGCCAAAACAACAATCATCCGTTCCATGGTCAGGGCATTAATGCATCTGAAAGTGGATCTGCAGGGAGTTAAACAGGAAGAAGAACTTGAAAAAAGAATAGAAGCCGCGTTTAAAAAGAACGGCAAGTAAACACTTTTAATGCGCATCTGAAAACCGGTGCGCATATCTATGCGCTGATAGAACCATAAAATCCTTTAATAATCATAATAATATCAAAAAAACTACGGCATAAAAAATGCTTATAGTATATCAACTTGATTTAAATAAATGTAAGGGGTAAAAAATGAAAAAGTTGATAACAATAAGCTGCGCCTTAATTATTCTGTTTAATTGCACGGGATGTGCCACGCTTGCTTCTTATTTTGTTCCTGAAAAAAAAGATAATTATCTTGAATACCTGAACCCAATGGCGGGATTTTATGAAATGGCAGAGAGACAGGAAAAAATAGATGCTTTTGGACAGAAAGAAAAACTAAAAACAAAAAACTCCCCTGAAAATACTGCTTTGACAATTGTTATGTCTGCGGTGTTTATTGCGGGGACGGCAATCGGCGCGACAACGGCATATAAAGATGCAGAACCGCATGTACGCAATGGGGCGTTTCTGTTTGGGATAATGGGCGCCTTACTTGGCGCTGTGGCAGGCTGTATTGTTGATGTTATTCTGTTTGCTGTAGTGTCTTAAGGTTTTTATACTACATATAGGACGTATAAGTCTTATAAGACCTATAAAACTGTCAGTTCTATTGAAAAACCTTCCATATATGATATAATCTTCTCATGAAAAAAATATTATTTATTTATGTATTTATATTAACCGCGCTATTTACGGCGGTTTTTGCTTTAACTACAGACGAACTTAAGCCGTCAGCGTGGGTAAATGATTACGCTGGTATAATGGATGAAGCCGGCAGGCTAAAGACAGAAACG
Protein-coding sequences here:
- a CDS encoding integration host factor subunit beta, with translation MTKIEIVDKIGENIALPKKDIEKVLDQFVKIAQDALQEGTKISVTGLGSFSVKERKGRLARNPKTGEKVEVPAKKVVKFKPGKELVEVMLGKPPAAQ
- a CDS encoding DUF4912 domain-containing protein; the encoded protein is MAAKKVTKKTAVKKSEEKPVKKAAAKAVSGKSDKAEIKSKEKIAAKKTEKPDVKKSVKKLSPVKEEKEINDDQKPAVKKPAAKKSAVKKQDKEVNTEKKALIVKKAKADVLSGKTVLEDEESEVEAAKFYAPQAKSDELKKYEASIEKGSMHEGELPERYYDNKLVLMARDPYWCYAYWDISPEVMAQNTRAVKDEWGRHWLVLRVYDVTGVSFDGTNSNKYIDISVTGDANNWYLNVWEAGKTYLVELGFKTTDGHFISIARSNQVGTPLDSVSTIIEEEWMSVDEDFDEIFKLSGGGKSGIGASERAGLNLNETLSSQGGSEIYGSNQGVPGEKKRKFFLVADTELILYGATERDAKLTIKGELVKLESDGSFSARYHLPDGVMVLPVEATSNDGIDNIKITFTVERSKK
- a CDS encoding DUF1957 domain-containing protein; this encodes MKKDPSGYLALILHAHLPFVRHPEYNDPLEENWFFEAITETYIPLINTFNKLIDDGVDFRITMSLTPPLISMMRDEMLQLRYLKHINRLIELIEKEVTRTKFEPHFNETAKIYREKFHNARFVFEEKCKMDLVSAFAKIQESGKLEIITCGATHGFLPLDPQKHAANAQVKVAVDHYTETFGRRPKGIWLPECGYTPGDDEILKNNGIRYFMVDTHGILHGNPRPKYGVFAPVYCKSGVAAFGRDMESSRQVWSAKSGYPGDFRYREFYRDIGYDLDYDYIKPYIHESGIRVNTGIKYHKITGGVDLSGKQPYNYYDALEAAATHAGNFMFNREKQVEHLRSVMKRKPVIVAPYDAELFGHWWYEGPNFIDYLLRKMHYDQNTVDTITPSEYLEKYPENQVVTPAFSSWGAKGYAEFWLNSTNDWIYRHLHKTYEKMHDLAIKYKFKPIDPMTERLLKQAAREVLLAQSSDWAFIMRTQTMVEYAVKRTKNHIMRFYKINDMLLSGNVDAEYLMEIELRDNIFPSIDWTSFT